One window from the genome of Jiangella alba encodes:
- a CDS encoding LacI family DNA-binding transcriptional regulator: protein MSAGNSDDKPNLRSIASLAGVSHMTVSRVLNDHPNIRPETREKVLRVVEELNYQRNSAARALATRKSRRIGVIVDRPVEIGPDSTLRAVEHAAREAGYSVSSVAASPDDDGVRPREAVAYLTAHGIDALCVIAPRASSVDVLRELTEGLPTLIVKADDDPNFLTASVDQRLGATLAVQHLMDLGHREIVHVAGPLDWLDARARERGWHAHLKKAGLHIPPAFVGDWSADSGYEFAVAFDELPPFTAIFAANDQMALGILHGFRDRGIRVPEDVSVVGFDDLPVSRHFLPTLTTVRQDFHALGTLALEILVAALEGGSTERRSRIAPELIVRESTAGPRGM from the coding sequence ATGAGCGCCGGGAACTCGGACGACAAGCCGAACCTGCGGTCCATCGCGTCCCTCGCCGGCGTCTCGCACATGACCGTCTCCCGCGTCCTCAACGACCACCCGAACATCCGGCCGGAGACCCGCGAGAAGGTCCTGCGCGTCGTCGAGGAGCTGAACTACCAGCGCAACAGCGCCGCCCGGGCGCTGGCCACGCGCAAGTCGCGGCGCATCGGCGTCATCGTCGACCGTCCGGTCGAGATCGGCCCCGACAGCACCCTGCGCGCCGTCGAGCACGCCGCGCGCGAGGCCGGCTACTCCGTCAGCTCCGTCGCCGCCTCCCCCGACGACGACGGCGTGCGCCCGCGCGAGGCGGTCGCGTACCTGACGGCGCACGGCATCGACGCGCTGTGCGTCATCGCGCCGCGCGCGTCGTCGGTCGACGTGCTGCGCGAGCTGACCGAGGGGCTGCCGACGCTGATCGTCAAGGCCGACGACGACCCCAACTTCCTCACCGCCTCGGTCGACCAGCGCCTCGGCGCCACGCTCGCCGTCCAGCACCTGATGGACCTCGGCCACCGCGAGATCGTGCACGTCGCCGGCCCGCTGGACTGGCTCGACGCGCGGGCCCGGGAACGCGGCTGGCACGCGCACCTGAAGAAGGCCGGGCTGCACATCCCACCGGCGTTCGTCGGCGACTGGTCGGCCGACTCCGGCTACGAGTTCGCCGTCGCGTTCGACGAGCTGCCGCCGTTCACCGCGATCTTCGCCGCGAACGACCAGATGGCGCTCGGCATCCTGCACGGCTTCCGCGACCGCGGCATCCGCGTGCCCGAGGACGTCAGCGTCGTCGGGTTCGACGACCTGCCCGTGTCGCGGCACTTCCTGCCCACGCTCACGACGGTGCGGCAGGACTTCCACGCCCTGGGCACGCTCGCGCTCGAGATCCTCGTCGCGGCGCTCGAGGGCGGCAGCACCGAGCGGCGCTCGCGGATTGCACCGGAGCTCATCGTGCGCGAGTCGACCGCCGGGCCTCGCGGTATGTGA